The proteins below are encoded in one region of Leishmania major strain Friedlin complete genome, chromosome 7:
- a CDS encoding malonyl-coa decarboxylase-like protein, with product MRCVYRPASGTSGSAAATASSGTTLSAGTLAYALRHFSAPTRLWRSEPPPPPLPPLPGAGATVSEERVARWCRRLWDLTRKSTGSVASAHLTPQLQLAAHRAAAALLSSSSSSPFTAPPQIDDDGEVTGEVVLSSLRRAIRSDQGRIPGVIVESVWAAFDVLVPPIVQENVTEDSITPATGDNFFMFISTLNELNFDLHAVAKASTQLTAKVDAYVGLLRQAEAHETQRATTAEARGPAQVAIDGCELMEQLMKAKGEVVQCCFEARNAGSPLYYTWLWHTAAMPDGLRRLMHFRKLTHFFESLCKRHIKHLTEQQQQQWQSMLSSSAPATGESAGTLPSAAAASATEKSRCAGELSKWRSRLIEVGLIDGAMSLLLNDLFSKEYLVMEELTWLLTPPSMLDQIMRAESVHPFVRGLEDMRHRLQPAHHRHLFAFLHPAVVEEPLIAVQVALTHGIASSVDQILGRPTPLSDPANTSKAALYFRHALESSAAVDCAGAAEDGNVNTAIFYSINSAQSALRGMDMGNRLIKRVVQEVEGNINARRQARSLTPIHTFSTLSPIPLYVKWLADEVAALAAAAATATAMAASGIFGKQLSTTEEDTRYLGPLREAIAGYVLRHPDVLPAEARAVMSAAATSSRGNHTAANVAALQYLVRLLQDASSPPSFPRDGLATFAAGSTSTQRHQQPWWADHTLTMALEAPLLHSVATYLCTVKRSGDGRIRDPVGNFHVSNGATVYRLNFLANTTPKASRESACIMVNYWYDLPTVSANAARYEVSRTVPLGEPIKTLLGDM from the coding sequence GTCGCACGATGGTGTCGGCGGCTGTGGGACCTCACGCGCAAGTCCACTGGCAGCGTGGCCTCTGCCCATCTCACCCCACAGCTTCAACTCGCCGCccacagagcagcagcagcactgctatcatcatcgtcgtcgtcgcccttcACCGCGCCACCGCAGATTGACGACGATGGGGAGGTGACGGGCGAGGTGGTGCTCTCTagcctgcgccgcgccatccGTAGCGATCAAGGCCGCATCCCTGGCGTCATTGTGGAGAGCGTGTGGGCCGCCTTCGACGTGCTCGTGCCGCCCATCGTCCAGGAAAACGTCACAGAGGATAGCATCACACCCGCGACGGGGGATAACTTCTTTATGTTCATCTCGACCTTGAACGAGCTCAATTTCGACCTGCACGCGGTCGCAAAGGCAAGCACGCAGCTGACGGCGAAGGTGGACGCCTACGTGggcctgctgcggcaggcggAGGCTCACGAAACGCAGCGAGCGACAACAGCAGAGGCCCGTGGTCCTGCGCAGGTCGCTATCGACGGATGCGAGCTCATGGAGCAGCTCATGAAGGCTAAGGGGGAGGTCGTGCAGTGCTGCTTTGAGGCCCGCAACGCTGGCTCTCCTCTCTACTACACGTGGTTGTGGCACACGGCCGCCATGCCGGACGGCCTGCGGCGGCTCATGCATTTTCGAAAGCTGACCCATTTCTTCGAGAGCTTGTGCAAGCGACACATCAAACATCtcacggagcagcagcagcagcagtggcagagCATGCTGTCTTCTTCGGCGCCTGCTACTGGCGAGTCAGCGGGGACGTtgccgtcagcagcagccgcaagcGCCACGGAGAAAAGTCGGTGCGCCGGCGAGCTCTCCAAGTGGCGTAGTCGTCTGATCGAGGTAGGCCTAATCGATGGTGCCATGTCGCTTCTCTTGAACGATCTGTTCTCCAAGGAGTACTTggtgatggaggagctgacgTGGCTCttgacgccgccgtcgatgcTGGACCAGATCATGCGTGCTGAGTCTGTCCATCCCTTCGTCCGTGGACTTGAAGACATGCGCCATCGCCTGCAGCCggctcaccaccgccacttGTTCGCCTTTCTGCACCCCGCCGTTGTCGAGGAGCCGCTCATCGCCGTGCAGGTGGCCTTGACGCACGGCATTGCCAGCTCTGTGGATCAGATCTTGGGTCGCCCTACGCCGCTGTCAGACCCGGCGAACACGTCGAAGGCGGCTCTCTACTTCCGCCACGCACTGGAAtcctcggcggcggttgactgcgccggtgcggcggAAGATGGCAACGTGAACACCGCCATCTTCTACAGCATCAACTCTGCCCAAAGTGCGTTGCGTGGCATGGACATGGGTAACCGCCTCATCAAGCGCGTCgtgcaggaggtggagggcaaCATTAACGCTCGGCGGCAGGCGCGCAGCTTGACTCCCATCCACACCTTCAGCACCCTCTCACCCATCCCGCTCTACGTCAAGTGGCTGGCTGATGAAGtggctgcgctggcggctgccgctgcgacagCTACCGCGATGGCAGCGAGCGGCATCTTTGGCAAGCAGCTCTCCACAACCGAGGAAGATACACGCTACTTGGGGCCGCTTCGCGAGGCGATTGCCGGCTACGTCCTGCGGCACCCCGATGTCCTACCGGCGGAGGCGCGTGCGGTGAtgtcagcggcggccacaaGCAGTCGCGGCAACCACACGGCCGCAAACGTAGCGGCACTGCAGTACCTCGTGCGTCTCCTCCAAGACGCATCGTCGCCCCCCTCGTTTCCGCGCGATGGTCTTGCCACATTCGCCGCGGGCAGCACCTCGACacagcggcatcagcagccatGGTGGGCGGACCATACGCTCACGATGGCCCTCGAGGCGCCCCTGTTGCACTCCGTTGCCACGTACCTGTGCACCGTGAAGCGTAGTGGTGACGGCCGCATTCGCGACCCAGTCGGCAACTTTCACGTGTCTAACGGCGCCACTGTTTATCGACTAAACTTCCTCGCGAACACGACCCCGAAGGCCAGTCGTGAGAGCGCCTGCATCATGGTGAACTACTGGTACGACCTGCCAACGGTCTCAGCCAACGCCGCGCGGTACGAGGTGAGCCGCACCGTGCCCCTCGGTGAGCCGATCAAGACGCTGCT